Proteins from a genomic interval of Cervus elaphus chromosome 13, mCerEla1.1, whole genome shotgun sequence:
- the SAXO2 gene encoding stabilizer of axonemal microtubules 2 — translation MRTWCLCQICTCGAQTPNAIQRWDLICLCSSGRRSGWRHHCPHGTTRIYENSGGSCATTEYLEKYPTYGIVLPPQSLKPKEEYRAYGGKMEGITTFKSDYRPYEIDKQPRHAPEEYKPKQGVIDLGTTYKRDFNSYKVHPVVIVRPLERQQVEKGKLDTVPTYKDDYRAWDIQKSELYKPQQTYYPPTVRFGNSTTFQDDYVPREIKPRQSCKPSPAVERSTIPFSGNTSHRLDYVPHQPEFKLAKPKDSYKPPDQPLEDLTTHRCDFQGLVGETAKICRPAHTRVAQDAPFEGSTEFRDSFQAWALPAPQVQKVPEYFPPAGTMQLQSTSHLDYVPHQATRVLPIRPASRRRNHSFPFQGKSTTMQDFPAWESCRQGLIKQEPQIPSPSGKFDGLSTFRSHYVPHELIPTKSCKPADAPLKRSLPFDDVTTYSLEYMPKKLETCPASYPSPPGYLFETTNSRGHKFFRKIAPVVKAF, via the exons ATGAGGACTTGGTGTCTGTGTCAGATTTGTACTTGCGG GGCGCAGACTCCCAATGCCATCCAGCGGTGGGATTTAATATGCCTGTGCAGCAGCGGCCGGAGGTCAGGCTG GCGACATCATTGCCCACATGGAACCACAAGGATTTATGAAAATTCTGGCGGGTCTTGTGCCACAACtgaatatttggaaaaatatccTACATACGGCATTGTTCTTCCACCTCAGAGTCTGAAGCCCAAGGAAGAATATCGAGCATATGGTGGCAAAATGGAAGGAATAACAACATTTAA GTCGGATTATCGTCCTTACGAAATAGACAAACAGCCTCGCCATGCACCAGAAGAATATAAACCAAAACAGGGGGTGATTGATCTTGGCACCACCTACAAACGGGATTTTAATTCTTACAAAGTACATCCTGTGGTGATAGTTCGGCCTCTGGAGAGACAACAAGTTGAAAAAGGAAAGCTGGACACTGTCCCAACCTATAAAG atGATTATAGAGCTTGGGACATTCAGAAAAGTGAACTCTACAAGCCACAACAAACTTACTATCCCCCTACTGTGAGATTTGGAAATTCAACAACATTTCAGGATGACTATGTCCCTCGGGAGATAAAGCCTAGACAAAGCTGTAAACCCAGCCCTGCGGTCGAACGCTCTACCATCCCCTTTAGCGGTAACACAAGTCATCGCCTTGATTATGTGCCTCATCAGCCAGAATTCAAGCTGGCAAAGCCAAAAGACAGCTACAAGCCACCCGACCAACCCTTGGAGGACCTCACAACCCACCGATGCGACTTTCAGGGTCTCGTTGGTGAAACAGCAAAGATCTGCAGACCTGCACACACCAGAGTGGCCCAGGACGCTCCATTCGAAGGAAGCACTGAGTTCCGGGACAGTTTTCAAGCATGGGCACTCCCAGCACCGCAAGTTCAGAAAGTGCCGGAGTACTTCCCTCCCGCAGGCACCATGCAGCTGCAGAGCACCAGCCACCTCGACTATGTCCCGCATCAGGCCACGCGTGTGCTTCCCATCAGGCCCGCTTCTCGTAGGAGaaatcatagctttcctttccaaGGAAAGAGCACCACGATGCAAGATTTCCCAGCATGGGAAAGCTGCCGTCAGGGACTCATTAAGCAGGAGCCGCAGATCCCCAGCCCGTCCGGAAAATTCGATGGCCTGAGCACTTTCAGGTCTCACTACGTGCCCCATGAACTAATTCCCACCAAGAGCTGCAAACCTGCGGACGCTCCCTTGAAGAGGTCGCTTCCGTTTGACGACGTCACCACGTACTCTCTGGAGTATATGCCCAAGAAACTGGAGACCTGCCCGGCTAGCTACCCTTCCCCTCCTGGCTACCTGTTTGAAACTACAAATTCCCGAGGTCACAAATTCTTCCGCAAGATCGCTCCCGTGGTGAAGGCCTTCTAA